The nucleotide sequence ggcgctctatgtgttcagtgtagactacagcagcacagagcgccctctagcggctggagacggtaatgtgaactctgGGTTCATGTCAtatacattttgataaataagtcgcatcctactataagtcgcaggaccagccaaactatgaaaaaaagtgtgacttatagtccggaaaatatggtatattaaatatttacagagtCAAACAAGTAAATAAGTAGTCAGTgatgcaagaagacaataacagAGTTATTTTCAGCTAAAGTTATATATAGTTAACTAAAAGTGTGTGTGATgggcgtctgtgtgtgtgtgtctatgtgtgtgtgtgatgggcgtgtgtgtgtgtgatgggccttgtgtgtgtgtgtgtgtgtgtgtgtgtgatggacaCGTGTGTGTGCAGGCGCTGCTGGAGCTGGTGTTCGGGGTGAAGGTGGTGATCACGGGCGACGGCTTCGTTCCGGGCGAGCGCAGCGTCATCATCATGAACCACCGCACGCGTCTGGACTGGATGTTCCTGTGGTGCTGTCTGCTGCGCTACAGCTTCCTGCGTCTGGAGAAGATCTGCCTCAAAGCGGCGCTGAAGGCTGTGCCCGGCTTCGGTGAGTCCCTCTCGCTCACGTCTGAAGAGCGTCTGCTGTGCTCGGGGCGAgcgtgacgtgtgtgtgtgtgtgtgtgtgtgcaggctggGCCATGCAGGTGGCCTCCTTCATCTTCATCCGGCGGCGCTGGGAGGAAGACCGCAGTCACATGGCCAACATGCTGCAGTACTTCTGCCACATCAAGGAGccgctgcagctgctgctgttccCCGAGGGCACCGACCTCACCGGTGAGAGACACACGCTGCTAAAGACTGCTGCGAACCAGAactaatacatacataaatacataaaatctgACTGATGGGTTTTTTTTGCCGATGTCGCTGTGCAGAAAACACGCGCGCCAGGAGTGACGAGTTCGCAGAGAAAAATGGCCTTCCAAAGTACGAGTACGTTCTTCACCCTCGCACCACCGGCTTCACCTTCATCGTCAACACGCTGCggaaaggtcagaggtcatcagCACTCACGTGTTCTTCATCATTAGAGAGCGAGTACACTGTAGATGTTCATCAGAGCTCAACCTAAACTCATACAGTAGAGCATTGTGcttgcaacaccaaggtcatgggttcgatccccAGGGAGTGCTTGAACTGATGCAGTGTGTAAACTGTGTGTTTTGAAGTTTGGTGCAGCTGATGGACTGATTCTGACTGATTGTTGTTTCTGTGGACAGGTGATAACCTGGACGCCGTTCATGATATAACGGTGGCGTATCCTCAGAACATCCCTCAGACGGAGCGCCACCTGCTTCTGGGTCTGTTCCCGCGCGAGATCCACTTCCACGTGCGGCGGTTCCCTGCGGCGTGTCTGCCCTCGAGCGAGGAGCAGCTTCAGCGCTGGTGTCAGGAGCGCTGGCGAGAGAAAGAGCAGCGTCTGTGTGACTTCTATCGCTCCGAGCCGCGCCGCTTCGACGAGCCCGAGGCCCGCGTGCCGCCCTGTAAGAGTGAGCTGAGAGTGACGCTGATCAAAGCCTCCTCGCTGCTGTACTGGAGCGCCTTCATCACGCTCTGCTGCGCCGGCCTGTGGCTCTCCACCCCCCTCAGACTCTACTTCCTGCTGATGGTGATCTTCTTCCTGGGGCAGCAGCGGCTGACGGGCGGCGTGGAGATGATGGAGCTGGCATGTCACCGGCGCTGGAAGGTGAAGGAGGAGTGAGAGCTGTGTGTGAAGCGCTTGTGTGTGTAAACCGCAGCGGtcacagcgcctcctgctggaggACAGGATGAAGCGCAGCCTGCAGGAGCCACACTTGAGAACAGACACCTCACAGACACAGCGGCTCGTCCACTCAGCGTTCATCACTGTGCAGACACGAATGTCGTTCCTCGCATCTTTCCTCCTACTCTTTCAGGTCTTTGTGTTTCTCAAATGTTTTACTGGCACAAATCCAAACCAGTTACAGCCATATTTTAAAGAATTATGATATTTTATTGGTTTTCTTTAGTGTATTTATGTTCTGTAGTGACGGAACACAGCCATAGCACATTAGCTTTGATAAATAATGTCATAAAGGAAGATCCCCAGCGTCTTGACACTCATCTGCTGACGTTCATCATGTTTTCTCATGCATGGCTGCAGTTAATGTGACAGAAACACAGCGATGAAGCAGAACTTCAGCTGGAATCAACATGTGACGTTCTCAGACAATCCTCATATGAATCAGGGCTGAGTGACccttctgacctttgacctctcacGGTGTCTCTGGTCACTGGTGATGTGAGCGCTGCTGTCTGAACTGGTTCTGACCGGCTCACTGTGACCAGATCTGTGTCTGTATTCACACGCGTGTTCCTCCTCATGTACATGTCACTATCACTCAGGTATATTCAGTCACTGTAACTAACCACTGCTGAGCAGATCAATCATCAATACGCCAATAAATCCAAACCTGTGTTCCTTTAAGAGCTCTTCTCCAGTTCCGTGTGTCTGCTCGTGTTCACATGAGGCTCAGACGTGTTTACTGTGCGTCTCTGAATCAATTTATTTGATAGCACTCTTTACAATGCTACAAAGCATCTTAACAGAAAATGTAAGTTTCTAGATTATATTTAGTAATCACTTATCTCAAGTTGATgaccatatggcagaaatgtttGGTAAAGATCAGACAGCTAGTTTgtcatgtaatcaaacagacggtgaacactattaacagcaatgattatacGTTCTGATCAATCTTCTAGCAGAATCTGGTAGTTTTGTATGTTGTCTGAGCAGCATCATCTCTCCGGTGTTTAGGGCTGGATCCAGACTGACCTGCTGTGACTCTTAGTTACATCCGGATGACAGAAATAGAGAAAACactagaagactagttaggtacgcaggagctaaaccatttagggccttataggtaagtaatgataatctgttactgatacagaacttaataggtagccactgcagagactgtaaaattggggtaatatgatcatattttcttgacctggtaaggactctagctgctgcattttggacgacctgtagcttgtttattgacgaagcaggacaaccacctagaagtgcattacaatagtccagtctagaggtcatgaatgcatgaactagcttttctgcatcagaaacagataacatgtttcgtagcttggcaatgtttctaagatggaagaatgccgTTTTTGTAAcactggaaatatgattttcaaaagacaagttgctgtctaatataacacccagatttctgactgtagaggaagtaacagtacatccgtctagttgcagattgtttttggtccaataattaatatctctgtcttatccgaatttaataggagaaaattattggtcatccagtcttttacattttgaacacactTTCTGTAAggttagatcagtggttcccaacctttttcagctcgcggtccacacacacatatatgtctGCACGgcacacttcaaaaaaattaactgaccccgctattgttgggttaataactagtactcagaagctagattgttgactgtatttattgaatgaacgttgtgcaatatggacaaaaaaattaaaaaaacctatcgcaatttctttgatcaatatgcttttacagtcataaatacaTTCAGGAttattttgaaacatattttcaaaagaaaagcaaTTAGAGCTTTATCTAAAAAtggtaacgtctctagaacaaacataagtcaaaattatctatAGTAAAGACCAGGGACGGACTGAGAataaaaaacggccctggactttgactaaacccggcccaaagcaatcggTGTGGAAACTCGACAACAGTCTGTCTGCGCCATCTTTGTGTACGGTTGATTTAAACACTCAACTTAAACACTCTCTGTACTGTCAGGTATTTTGTCTTCTTCTGAGGGTGgtttgacaaaacaaaaaactgactTGACTTGCAGcgcttaaaagtaatttaaagttgagctggagagagtgtctttctctgctcttggtctgagctcaacctgaataaacaaattatgaaatggataaaaaagaaagaaaaaaggttttattccaagatagcatggaatagattatataatatgatgttataacagcatattatacaatctattccatgctgtcttaaaatgaatttattacttaataatcttaatttatgcagtaattaatcttactgcacaaataataataccacatctaaatgaaaatacaccattacaaatgtaacttctgtattcaaaatcttcaaagtttgtaagcattaactgtaacgttaccaacatttttaaaagtaaaagcacaaaatatttattaatattagcttctgcatgtggcattttacagttaaaatgttgaagtttagcggttttaactactgtaatcatgaaaaatgtagcaacctgaatatcacttcctaacatcatccctagcaagtaacTCTTTCTCCTCTTATGTTCCatacttactgtattttccggactatgaATCGCACTTTTACCGGCcgttctccagatcacacagatggccagtcagctgttcgtggatgtttcgacgtggaaagcagttctgaatggaaatattgatattttatttgttaacaacatactttttgTACATTAAAATCAGTAGTTTGtagcgggttagcgaatcatttgagtcagtttggggatcgcgaatcatttgaatcaattcgagagttcaaagcgggttcgcgaatcatttgcgtcccttcgggagttcagagcgggtttgcgaatcatttgcgtcagttcgggagttcaaagcgggttcgctaatcatttgaatcagttcgggagtcaaagcgggttcgcgaatcatttgagtcagtttgggagttcaaagcgggttcgcgaatcatttgcgtcagttcgggagttcacagCGGGTTCGcggcgaatcatttgcgtcagttcgggagttcaaagggggttcgcgaatcatttgagtccgtttggggatcgcgaatcatttgaatcagttcgggagttcaaagcgggttcgcgaatcatttgagtccgtttggggatcgcgaatcatttgcgtcagttcgggagttcaaagcgggttcgcgaatcatttgcgtcagttcgcgagttcaaagctggttcgcgaatcatttgagtccgtttggggatcgcgaatcatttgaaacagtttgggagttcaaagggggttcgcgaatcatttgagtccgtttgtggatcgcgaatcatttgaatcagttcgggagttcaaagcgggttcgcgaatcatttgcgtcagttccgGTGTTCaaagggggttcgcgaatcatttgagtccgtttgtggatcgcgaatcatttgaatcagttcgggagttcaaagggggttcgcgaatcatttgagtccgtttgtggatcgcgaatcatttgaatcagttcgggagttcaaagcgggttcgcgaatcttttGCGTCAGTTCCGGAGTTCaaagggggttcgcgaatcatttgagtccttttggggatcgcgaatcatttgagtcagtttggggatcgggAATCATTTTTTCTCTTAAGTTTTTTCTCTTATGAACAGCAGACTTTACAGTTTTATTGctttctatattctgaaggttagatcatatttcattcacactgattccTGCAACATTTTATTactaaaaacatggtgaaaatgtgtttgtttttgtctgttgacagtattttctgatttatggagtggtTAAAAGAAAAAATCCCTAATTCCCTCTGGAAAAACCTTTAATATGTCTACGGATTCAAACTTTATCCAATGTTCAGACTGATGTTCAGGAAATGTTTGCAAACGTGTGTATATTTAATTAGTCAATCCCTTATTTGCAtattcaaaaataacatttcagaaaacttaatataaaaaatactggacgttcttaatgttaaaaacatgacATCCATCAGTGAATTAGTGTTTTACTTTAACAGAGAACACTGATAGAGATGGAGGTTTGCTGTTTGGTGCTGATGGAGGAAATCACGAGACGTCTGAAGCTGAGGCTGGGTTGCCGTGACGACAGATGGTGCTCAGTGGTTGCTTAGTAACGTGATGTAGGATGATGTCATAGGAAACGAGCTCAATCCTCTGCTGACGGTAGTCATGTGTGTGAGACGATGGGAAACAAACACATGGGACCAGAGATGTAATAATTTGTGcaagaaattataaatatgagAATCGCATCTCATAAGCTTTcgtttgaatatattataaaatatataaaagagagagacagatgtgttATACTAACAGCAGGGGTGGAATGACTCGTCTGCAGTGTTCATCAGagccagcagggggagacagacaGAACTAACAGTGGAGTGAAGGGTCCCAGAGCAGAAGATCATTCCTGCTGTCAGAGCCTCCCTGAAGCACACAACCGCCCATATTTACTCTTCAGAGACACCCATCTGTGTTCAGTAATGTCACCCGTCCAGTCGCGTGGGGTCACGAGGTCACAGCAGATCAGGCGTGTCAGAGACAGGAGAAAAATGTGTCCAATGCTGATCGTTCAGCTCATGAAACATCATTCCACACAATTTCAAGAGACAGAAACTCCATTAAACAGGTGTGAGGTGTGTGTTGTGAAGAGGAATGTGATCTCGGACTTTAATACAGTGCAGATCACTGTAAAGACTGTAAGTCAGACTCGTTTTCAGACGTGTGCAGTTTAACACGTGTCTGTCCGGACTAAACTCCATCAGCTGGATCTTCTGTTTAATCTGAATCAGAGCAGTTTGAGTTTGTTATGAACTGGTGTCCATACAGAACAATAGCTCTACAATCTTAAAATGCTGATTCACTCTATGATCGTTGTCAGTATTGAATCTGTAATGATGACGAAGGTTTCTTGATTCTGAGACAGCAGGTTTGATGTCCTCTCAAACACAGATCAGTGTGGTTCTCCAGATACACACCTGCTTCATCGCTCTTTAACTAGACACCTGCTCTCTGCTGTTTCTGATGCTTCCAGGAAGCTTTAATGGTTTCTCTGAATGGCAGTGAGGTCACGGAAAGAGTGACACCTTCAGCCTCTTGCATTATTAATAATCTGACACCCTCACCGTGCTTTAACTCACACTCAGTGGAAATGAATAACTGGGCTTTAAActgacagagaaacagaaaagagagagatCTCCCCTTCCTCTGAAAGTCACGTGACTGACGTTCAtgtacaggtgtgtgtgagcgtgtgtgtgtgactccgtgattttgccaagtaagacatgttccttgatcaatattattgtccaaaaatatcaaCTTAACCCCTAAACCCTAACCCAtactttattcctaaaatcagaagGAAATGATGGCTGATTAACAAGAATGTAGAAGAatctaaccctgattgtaagcctaaaacagatatttcctgaaacgTTATATAtgtaatctgattggttgattggaatattGATACAGGAACATGttatacttgtgtgtgtgtgtgtgtgtgtgtgtgtgtgtgtgtgtgtgtgtgtgtgtgtgacgctgcAGTCTCTTCACACAACAGCTGATCATCAGGTGAATATTCATCTTAATAAACAGACCAGTTcacagttcacttttttttttttacttaaatccGAATTCAACCAGCATGTTTAATATTAGTTTATACAGTTTTAAAGCTTGATTGTATAGTTGATTGTCtttcaaatacaaacaaacacacaacaacaacaacaacaactactaaATATCAGTTAATTGATTAAGTGTTTCCCTGAATCACCAAAAAGTTATAAAGATTATTAAGAACAAAAAGGTCATAAATAACAATAAGGAATGTAAATATTCTATTGGTATGAATTTTATGAAACCATGTCCAGGTCCAGTTTCCCCCCAAAATCTAttgataattttaataataattgcatattaGCTTATAGCAGCTAGCATTAGCATTAGAGGCAGTACAGTAAATGCTATCATCATGTTTACATTCTTAGACTTAGACTTGATCAAGTGTTTTGGGCTGAAATATGAGCCGGACGTGTCTCTGAATTGCTGCAGAACAATAAATAAGCGTCTGATTAGTTTGACTGATGATCCGGTCTCTGTCAGGACTCAAACGTGAAGGACTAACGAAGAACAATCAGCAGGAATCATGAGCTGGAGTCTGAAAGGGCAGCGAGGCACAGTGGTGAGGATAGTTAAACACAGAGTCTGTTTGTTCGGTGGACCCCTGGGTCTCCAGATCTAGAACTTGGTGCATTTGGTGGATCCGTGCTCCGTGTCTTTCTCAGGCAGCATGAGGACGGTGACGTCTCCTGAGGGAGGGACAGGGCTCCCGCGGTACACAGTGGACACTCCGGAGGGACAGCAGGACAGTTTGAGGCACGCGGGCGACACACAAGGGACTTCGCAGCGTTCCGGTTCTCCGTCAGCGCTCTCCAGCTGAACCGTGACGCTGTGGACCCCGGCGCGGTGGAACAGCTGCTGGATCTGTGCGTGAAGAGCAGGTCTGTCCCAACACACTTCCTGCGGCTCAGAAGACACTTTGACGTGCAGCGAGGCCACGTTACGTCCTTTAGCTATCTCCCAGACATGAGCCTCATGGACACTCACCACGCTGGGAAGTCTGCACACGCtctccactgagagagagagggagagagagagagagagggagggagagagagagagagagagagagagggagagagggagagggagagggagagggagagagagagagagagagagagagagagagagagagagagagagagagagagagggagagagggagagggagagagagagagagagagggagagagggagagggagagggagagggagagagagagagagggagagagagagagagagggaggtagagagagagagagggagggagggagggagagagagagagggagggagggagggagagagagagagagggagggagggagagagagagagagggagggagggagagagagagagagggagggagggagggagggagagagagagagagggagggagggagggagggagagagagagggagagagagagggagggagagagagagggagagagagagggagggagagagagagagagggagggagggagagagagagagagagagagggagagagggagagagggagagacactcagcatcagcatcagtgAGACAGGGACATCTCCACTGTACTCTAACATCAGGGATTTCCTTCAGCCCTCAGAATAATCTTccaatgttttacaagaaaatacaggTTAAaatacagccaatcagaatccatcctgagcacttaaagggacagatgacaaaactgcagcTCACTTACAACATTAACAATAACTGCTGGTGTGCATGCTAATACATCATTCTGTGAAGAGCCAGAAACAGAGCTGTGTTAAATCCCTCATGAAGCTGACTGTGTTTATCCTGCGTGTGTAAAAGGTAATGTAAGCTGTGCTCCAGATGATGCACTAcaccagggttcctcaaatcactgcagagtttagctcagcCCTGATCCACTCATCTACCTGTggtttctaatgatcccaaagacactGATTAGCTGTGATTAGGGCTAgagctaaactcagcaggaaGAGGATCTCGTGgctcagatttgaggatccctgcacTACACTATAACTACAGCTGCAGAACTCCAGTAATTAACACTGTGACGgcgatatatcgaatattagcgataatatcagaataattttgaaaatgttgtgaatagcgaatatttcaaattcaagcatactttcccaaaagaacgCGGCAAACGTCCAAAACCTCAACAATTACTGTACACTCCTCGACTACACGAACTCTCATGAGTGcggttgccagatatcaagagtTTAAATCCCTGAATCAGAGCTTCATTGTTACTTAAGCCACTTTCACGCTGCATGTTGGAACCGGAAAATTGCctgaacattgccgggtcgccttctgtgtgaacgcaaacacatcccgggattgattctgaGATTGAGATTCCTAGCAACATTACCGGTTTCAGTCCCGTTACGAGCGCTGTCTggacaaaagccagatctaatgccgtgtcgtagtgatgactcatgttatcgtgcgactctttaATCAGGTGTTCTGAAGCGTTTTCGACTCATTACACGTCACGCACTGATGTCACGTGCGCATGCAAACACTCGCTCCTCATTGAGGAGATGATCTGAAACACAAACGAGCCGGAGTGTAGCATCTGAATGAAAGCGTCGTCGCTCTGTGTTCTGTCATGAGATCTCCGCTGTATTGTCTGTGATGCACTCACTCAGACGCTGATGTTTGAACAGAGAAACATAGACAATGGCAATGTGGAATCACTAATAGGAATTTAACTTTTATAatagttttcatttgttttaccagtttccataatatagacagagagagtgtATAAGTGTTtggtattaatatatatatatatatatattagttaagaAATACCTGAGTGTTTAATCCAATAGCTCCCCATCTGCGAGTGTTTTAGTGGCAGTGGGAACATAGTTTAacacagagcttctcttaaacCAGAGACAGACTTCTGTTCTTAGctaaaatctttaataaaaaaaatatttaaaaaacttatCCCAGTttaattatttctctttttttattattattgtttaaatgcaaaaatattgagcGATATATTGAATATCATAAAAATTTCAAAAACTTTGAGATTTAGTATTGTTTTTCCATATATCACCCAGCCCAAATCTGGGCTATACTTGATCATTTTAGGATTACCACACAATCTaaagatcctaaagatgtcaaaGCATATTGCAGGCGTATGTGAGCTGCTGTAAAGAGACAAACATGAACTCACAGACGGTGGAGAACGGCAGGTCCACGGGACTCATCTGCAGCAGGATCCCAGCCGTCTCTTTGACCAGAGGAACAGCTGAAGACATGATGATGGCCACCATGACCAGCGTCAGACTGGGGTCCACGTAACACTGCCAGTTACACGGGCTCTCAGGGGCCAGGGGCCACACATAGAACAGAGCCGaggccaccaccaccaccactgaACCCAGCGCATCATTCAACACGTGCAGCAgcacacctgcggagagagagagagagggagagagacatgacacacacacacacacacacacacccagaccgACGGCTGATGAGCGCTGAGAcggagcacacaaacacacacacacccagaccgACGGCTGATGAGCGCTGAGacggagcacacacacacacacacactcacctctgATGTTCAGGGGAGGTCCATCACTCCCAGTCTTCTCCTGCTGCAGGCCTGTGGACGGATAAGGGACAAGTGTGGAGTGCAGATCCATGACAAACACAACCTCCCAGCTCTGAGAGAGTCACACATCACAGCTACAGCGTCACACGTGTTGTGCAGTCAGCACACGGCACATTAATCTGATTATTCGACCAAAGTACAGTCAGAATCAACACAATACTGTCTTTTAGCAATTAATGCATGCAGATCTGTCCTAGTtagcacacacacatctcattGAAAGGTACATGCAAATAAAATTTAAGCTGTACATTTCTAGAACCACAATACATCAGTATGGTCATAAACAACTTAAACAGATctccattacatttaaattagtttaCAAAAAAATCGACTGAAATAACTTTTACTGATGATACGGCAAAACGGCTGTTCTTCCTCAGTGTTTTTGTATCGTTTTCCAGTACAAACATCTAAAGATTCATACATCAAGACACATTCACTGGAGAAGCGAAGTCTTGTTTTATgtgaaactgatcaaaatgatgcgagtttaacaaaaaaaatatttgttaatgagctcagaaaaatttacttaatttaaagtgacagatatttgttcttgttttaataaactcatttaattttGTTCAATTTCAACGACTTCATATTAGCATATTGCGACTGTATCttgatttaaagatgtttagGTGTTTGTTCTGGAAGTGCTCCAGCTGCTCTGTGTTGATCACACTTCGGGAAACTCCTGTTCGCTGTGATACTGAAGCCTGATTGGATCATGTTCGTGTGGCTGCACGGACCAATGGCGCTTCAACCCACCAAAAGGGGAGGAGCCAAGTCGGCTCTGAGCGTGATTTCGTCAGAAGCATCAGTTATTGACGCGTGTGCAGCTTTATAATCACGGCTATAACAGCAGGTCCTTATCTCAGGGAACAGAGGTTACGTGAGTAACCAGAGCTTTCCTTTCCAACAGTGTCTTACTGTCGTCTGTTGTGTTAATAATGGGGAAGAGCTAGAAGAGCTAAGTTGTAAATCAATTAGATTTGGTTTGTACTACTACACAAACATTATCAAATCAGACTTCAGTATCACAGTAAACAGCGtgaacaagacagaaatactgaggaagatagtctttttttcagcacatataacatttaatgccatgactttatgaatttaagagTTTCTGCTGTGAATTAAGAGCTTTTAactcaggggtgtcaaactcagttcctggagagcTCAGATTCAGCCCTGATCCTCTTCATCACTGATCCTCTTCATCACTGatcctcctcttcatcactgATCCTCTTCATCACTGATCCTCTTCATCACTGATCCTCTTCATCACTGatcctcctcttcatcactgATCCTCCTCATCACTGATCCTCCTCATCACTGatcctcctcttcatcactgatcctcctcttcatcactgATCCTCTTCATCACTGATCCTCCTCATCACTGATCCTCCTCATCACTGatcctcctcttcatcactgatcctcctcttcatcactgATCCTCTTCATCACTGATCCTCTTCATCACTGATCCTCCTCATCACTGATCCTCCTCATCACTGatcctcctcttcatcactgatcctcctcctcttcactgATCCTCTTCATCACTGATCCTCTTCATCACTGATCCTCCTCTTCACTGATCCTCCTCATCACTGATCCTCTTCATCACTGATCCTCCTCTTCATCAGTGTGTGTCAGAGCAGGactgaactgaactctgcagggaGTCTCACACCCCTGTTTTAACTTGTGAacaaagactttttaagacccccTGAAACCCTGCTGTCAGATCTTAAATAGACATCTAGAAaaataagatgttt is from Carassius auratus strain Wakin chromosome 13, ASM336829v1, whole genome shotgun sequence and encodes:
- the lclat1 gene encoding lysocardiolipin acyltransferase 1; protein product: MMVSIRGLCFLLTLFLGSFFGSVFMLGPFLPLMLLSPAWYRWVTDRIVATWLTLPVALLELVFGVKVVITGDGFVPGERSVIIMNHRTRLDWMFLWCCLLRYSFLRLEKICLKAALKAVPGFGWAMQVASFIFIRRRWEEDRSHMANMLQYFCHIKEPLQLLLFPEGTDLTENTRARSDEFAEKNGLPKYEYVLHPRTTGFTFIVNTLRKGDNLDAVHDITVAYPQNIPQTERHLLLGLFPREIHFHVRRFPAACLPSSEEQLQRWCQERWREKEQRLCDFYRSEPRRFDEPEARVPPCKSELRVTLIKASSLLYWSAFITLCCAGLWLSTPLRLYFLLMVIFFLGQQRLTGGVEMMELACHRRWKVKEE
- the LOC113112304 gene encoding zinc transporter 10-like — encoded protein: MGRYSGKTCRLILMLVITVIFFVAEIVAGYMGNSIALVSDSFNMLSDILSLCVGLTAARVSRRAGSGRFTYGMGRAEVVGALANAVFLAALCFSVSMESLKRLALPQAIDDPPLVLIVGSLGLAVNVLGLIIFQDCSCLRARRQKDASGPRKEKEEEEDAAEEETGLQQEKTGSDGPPLNIRGVLLHVLNDALGSVVVVVASALFYVWPLAPESPCNWQCYVDPSLTLVMVAIIMSSAVPLVKETAGILLQMSPVDLPFSTVLESVCRLPSVVSVHEAHVWEIAKGRNVASLHVKVSSEPQEVCWDRPALHAQIQQLFHRAGVHSVTVQLESADGEPERCEVPCVSPACLKLSCCPSGVSTVYRGSPVPPSGDVTVLMLPEKDTEHGSTKCTKF